A single window of Larimichthys crocea isolate SSNF chromosome XII, L_crocea_2.0, whole genome shotgun sequence DNA harbors:
- the nacc1a gene encoding nucleus accumbens associated 1, BEN and BTB (POZ) domain containing a isoform X1 yields the protein MTTASCLSSSSSVQCDQWLCVPQSLGILYRPRWLCYRRFAHTEWLPGAKESGERERCFSSFEPKALHQLSQQKGGPFGGVRRRTMAQTLQMAIPNFGNNVLECLNEQRLQGLYCDVSVVVKGHAFKAHRAVLAASSSYFRDIFSSNSGGGSNNETSPTVVELPSAVQPQSFQQILAFCYTGRLSMTVGDQFLLMYTAGFLQIQQIMEKGTEFFLKVSSPSCDSQGLHAEEAPPSEPQSPVTQTSNGATRPTSCLTPLSLVSRVKTEQPASQPDAATPYSVVCTPVAKRLWEGGSSRDGGGGGSGGGGGARKAARYSQEAVRGSAIQSPGVLGLAMGMGATATSLAGMAASGGLSGSSGTNGNSAAGLGMSEGASPGTLSTYASDSPISYHDDEEEEEGTDESAEEQYRQICNMYTMYSMLNMGAAAAGERVEALPDHTETRGRMRGRDLTCLPAELIAQIGNRCHPKLYEEGDPAEKLELVSGTSVYISRAQLMNCHVSAGTRHKVLLRRLLAAFFDRNTLANSCGTGIRSSTNDPSRKPLDNRVLHAVKFYCQNFATSFKESEMNAIAADMCTNARRVVRKSWIPKLKLLMAESDAYTAFLPDGVKMEDDTLGADAAFDPTSLEATGGAGMESGGSSGESLPGVGGDGGPLF from the exons ATGACGACCGCGTCAtgcttgtcttcctcctcttctgttcaGTGCGATCAGTGGCTCTGTGTTCCGCAATCCCTCGGGATACTGTACCGCCCTCGATGGCTCTGCTATCGGCGTTTCGCTCACACTGAATGGCTGCCTGGAGCAAAGGaaagcggagagagagagcgctgcTTCTCCTCCTTTGAACCAAAGGCTCTGCATCAACTTTCCCAGCAAAAAGGGGG ACCCTTTGGTGGTGTGCGTAGGCGCACCATGGCCCAGACCCTCCAAATGGCGATCCCAAACTTCGGCAACAATGTTTTAGAGTGTCTGAATGAGCAGCGGCTGCAGGGCCTCTACTGCGATGTCTCTGTGGTGGTCAAGGGCCATGCCTTCAAG GCCCATCGAGCTGTGCTGGCTGCTAGCAGTTCTTATTTCCGGGACATTTTCAGCAGCAATAGTGGAGGTGGTAGTAACAATGAGACAAGCCCAACCGTGGTGGAGCTCCCATCAGCTGTGCAGCCCCAAAGTTTCCAGCAGATTTTGGCTTTCTGCTACACAGGCCGTCTCAGCATGACAGTGGGCGACCAGTTTCTTCTCATGTACACTGCTGGCTTCCTGCAGATCCAACAGATCATGGAAAAAGGCACTGAATTCTTCCTCAAG GTCTCATCACCCAGCTGTGACTCCCAAGGCCTTCATGCTGAAGAGGCCCCACCTTCTGAGCCCCAGAGCCCAGTAACGCAGACCAGTAATGGTGCAACCCGACCAACCTCCTGCCTCACGCCACTCTCTCTGGTATCACGAGTCAAGACAGAGCAACCAGCTAGCCAGCCGGATGCAGCCACACCTTACTCAGTGGTCTGCACTCCTGTAGCCAAGCGGCTGTGGGAGGGTGGTAGCAGTCGAgatggaggtgggggaggatcagggggaggagggggagccAGAAAGGCAGCCCGTTATTCCCAGGAGGCAGTGCGGGGCAGTGCGATTCAGAGCCCGGGAGTCCTTGGACTGGCCATGGGTATGGGTGCTACTGCAACCAGCTTGGCGGGCATGGCAGCCAGTGGTGGGCTTAGTGGCAGTAGTGGCACCAACGGAAACTCTGCAGCAGGTCTCGGCATGTCGGAGGGTGCCAGTCCCGGCACCCTAAGTACCTACGCCAGTGACTCACCCATCAGCTaccatgatgatgaagaagaggaagaggggacaGATGAAAGTGCTGAAGAGCAATATAGGCAAATCTGCAACATGTATACCATGTACAGCATGCTCAACATGGGAGCTGCAG CTGCTGGTGAGCGTGTTGAGGCTCTACcagaccacacagagacacggGGTCGGATGCGAGGCAGAGACCTTACGTGCCTCCCTGCAGAACTCATCGCTCAGATAGGCAACCGCTGTCATCCCAAACTGTACGAGGAAGGTGACCCTGCTGAGAAACTAGAGTTAGTCTCAG GTACTTCTGTGTATATATCACGAGCCCAGCTAATGAATTGTCATGTGAGCGCAGGGACCAGACACAAAGTGTTGCTGAGGAGGCTGCTGGCTGCCTTCTTTGACAG GAACACTCTGGCCAACAGTTGTGGAACAGGCATCCGCTCGTCCACCAATGACCCAAGCCGCAAGCCCCTGGACAATAGAGTTCTGCATGCGGTCAAAT TTTATTGCCAGAACTTTGCCACCAGCTTCAAAGAGAGCGAGATGAACGCCATTGCGGCCGACATGTGCACCAACGCCCGACGTGTGGTCCGTAAGAGCTGGATCCCCAAGCTGAAGCTACTGATGGCTGAGAGCGATGCCTACACCGCTTTCCTTCCCGATGGTGTCAAGATGGAGGACGACACCCTGGGGGCGGATGCGGCCTTCGACCCCACCTCTCTGGAGGCCACCGGCGGTGCTGGTATGGAGTCAGGTGGTTCTTCAGGTGAATCGCTACCAGGTGTGGGCGGGGATGGAGGACCGTTATTTTGA
- the nacc1a gene encoding nucleus accumbens associated 1, BEN and BTB (POZ) domain containing a isoform X2: MAQTLQMAIPNFGNNVLECLNEQRLQGLYCDVSVVVKGHAFKAHRAVLAASSSYFRDIFSSNSGGGSNNETSPTVVELPSAVQPQSFQQILAFCYTGRLSMTVGDQFLLMYTAGFLQIQQIMEKGTEFFLKVSSPSCDSQGLHAEEAPPSEPQSPVTQTSNGATRPTSCLTPLSLVSRVKTEQPASQPDAATPYSVVCTPVAKRLWEGGSSRDGGGGGSGGGGGARKAARYSQEAVRGSAIQSPGVLGLAMGMGATATSLAGMAASGGLSGSSGTNGNSAAGLGMSEGASPGTLSTYASDSPISYHDDEEEEEGTDESAEEQYRQICNMYTMYSMLNMGAAAAGERVEALPDHTETRGRMRGRDLTCLPAELIAQIGNRCHPKLYEEGDPAEKLELVSGTSVYISRAQLMNCHVSAGTRHKVLLRRLLAAFFDRNTLANSCGTGIRSSTNDPSRKPLDNRVLHAVKFYCQNFATSFKESEMNAIAADMCTNARRVVRKSWIPKLKLLMAESDAYTAFLPDGVKMEDDTLGADAAFDPTSLEATGGAGMESGGSSGESLPGVGGDGGPLF; this comes from the exons ATGGCCCAGACCCTCCAAATGGCGATCCCAAACTTCGGCAACAATGTTTTAGAGTGTCTGAATGAGCAGCGGCTGCAGGGCCTCTACTGCGATGTCTCTGTGGTGGTCAAGGGCCATGCCTTCAAG GCCCATCGAGCTGTGCTGGCTGCTAGCAGTTCTTATTTCCGGGACATTTTCAGCAGCAATAGTGGAGGTGGTAGTAACAATGAGACAAGCCCAACCGTGGTGGAGCTCCCATCAGCTGTGCAGCCCCAAAGTTTCCAGCAGATTTTGGCTTTCTGCTACACAGGCCGTCTCAGCATGACAGTGGGCGACCAGTTTCTTCTCATGTACACTGCTGGCTTCCTGCAGATCCAACAGATCATGGAAAAAGGCACTGAATTCTTCCTCAAG GTCTCATCACCCAGCTGTGACTCCCAAGGCCTTCATGCTGAAGAGGCCCCACCTTCTGAGCCCCAGAGCCCAGTAACGCAGACCAGTAATGGTGCAACCCGACCAACCTCCTGCCTCACGCCACTCTCTCTGGTATCACGAGTCAAGACAGAGCAACCAGCTAGCCAGCCGGATGCAGCCACACCTTACTCAGTGGTCTGCACTCCTGTAGCCAAGCGGCTGTGGGAGGGTGGTAGCAGTCGAgatggaggtgggggaggatcagggggaggagggggagccAGAAAGGCAGCCCGTTATTCCCAGGAGGCAGTGCGGGGCAGTGCGATTCAGAGCCCGGGAGTCCTTGGACTGGCCATGGGTATGGGTGCTACTGCAACCAGCTTGGCGGGCATGGCAGCCAGTGGTGGGCTTAGTGGCAGTAGTGGCACCAACGGAAACTCTGCAGCAGGTCTCGGCATGTCGGAGGGTGCCAGTCCCGGCACCCTAAGTACCTACGCCAGTGACTCACCCATCAGCTaccatgatgatgaagaagaggaagaggggacaGATGAAAGTGCTGAAGAGCAATATAGGCAAATCTGCAACATGTATACCATGTACAGCATGCTCAACATGGGAGCTGCAG CTGCTGGTGAGCGTGTTGAGGCTCTACcagaccacacagagacacggGGTCGGATGCGAGGCAGAGACCTTACGTGCCTCCCTGCAGAACTCATCGCTCAGATAGGCAACCGCTGTCATCCCAAACTGTACGAGGAAGGTGACCCTGCTGAGAAACTAGAGTTAGTCTCAG GTACTTCTGTGTATATATCACGAGCCCAGCTAATGAATTGTCATGTGAGCGCAGGGACCAGACACAAAGTGTTGCTGAGGAGGCTGCTGGCTGCCTTCTTTGACAG GAACACTCTGGCCAACAGTTGTGGAACAGGCATCCGCTCGTCCACCAATGACCCAAGCCGCAAGCCCCTGGACAATAGAGTTCTGCATGCGGTCAAAT TTTATTGCCAGAACTTTGCCACCAGCTTCAAAGAGAGCGAGATGAACGCCATTGCGGCCGACATGTGCACCAACGCCCGACGTGTGGTCCGTAAGAGCTGGATCCCCAAGCTGAAGCTACTGATGGCTGAGAGCGATGCCTACACCGCTTTCCTTCCCGATGGTGTCAAGATGGAGGACGACACCCTGGGGGCGGATGCGGCCTTCGACCCCACCTCTCTGGAGGCCACCGGCGGTGCTGGTATGGAGTCAGGTGGTTCTTCAGGTGAATCGCTACCAGGTGTGGGCGGGGATGGAGGACCGTTATTTTGA
- the ier2a gene encoding immediate early response gene 2 protein has product MEVSTEAKRIMVVALGKLYSSRAQRGGLRLHRSLLLTLVMKSARDMYHAAQAPTESVASGCEQQQQCSSEITTGPNGAQLDLQVHNSPRTLPQEEVQGSPTELHRDAPARNDAENKENQCPGGPLQLSRKRRGKAAVEPDFLPCKKAKLEQGPCPPQLIVNSVLMDYVNCSSELGAPPTPMPLQRVIAAC; this is encoded by the coding sequence ATGGAGGTCAGCACTGAGGCCAAAAGGATCATGGTCGTGGCTTTGGGGAAACTGTACAGCTCCCGAGCCCAGAGAGGGGGTCTGCGTCTCCACCGGAGTCTCCTCTTGACTCTGGTGATGAAATCCGCCCGGGACATGTACCATGCGGCCCAGGCGCCGACAGAAAGTGTTGCATCTGGatgtgaacaacaacaacaatgttcGAGTGAGATAACCACAGGACCTAATGGTGCTCAGCTGGACCTTCAGGTTCATAATTCGCCTCGGACTTTACCCCAAGAGGAGGTCCAAGGTTCTCCCACAGAGCTGCACCGCGACGCACCAGCGCGCAACGACGCAGAAAACAAGGAGAACCAGTGCCCGGGTGGCCCGCTGCAGCTTTCGAGGAAAAGGCGGGGTAAAGCAGCCGTGGAGCCGGACTTTCTGCCGTGCAAGAAAGCAAAACTTGAGCAGGGACCATGCCCTCCACAGCTCATTGTAAATTCAGTTTTGATGGACTATGTGAACTGCAGCAGCGAACTGGGGGCACCCCCAACCCCCATGCCTCTACAGAGAGTCATCGCAGCGTGTTGA